The Planctellipticum variicoloris DNA window TCGAGGCGCCGGCGGCGCTGCTGGATCTGCCCGAAGCGGGGCCGGCGAGCGCTCCGGCGGATCTGCCGCTGATGCTGCAGTCGGCTTACGACTACATTGCGGCCAATCGAGCCGGGCGGACGGAGGTCTGGATCTGTTCGGACCTGCGGGACAACGACTGGACGCCGGAGAGCGGGCGGTGGTCGACGTTGCGGGATGCATTTCTGGAGTTTCCGCAGGGGGTACGGTTCCATCTGCTGGCTTATCCGCAGACGGCCCCGACGAATGTGTCGATCCGCGTGACCGACGTGCGGCGGGAGATCACGCTGGAGGGGGCCGACCTGCTCGTTTCGCTTCGGCTGGCGCGGCAGGGGGGGGCCGGGGACGAGAAGACGACGGTGCCGGTGCAGTTTGAGATCGAAGGGGCCCGGTCGGTGGCGAGCTTCGAGCTGACGGGATCGTTGATCGAGTTCAAAGACCATCGGATTCCGCTGGATCGGACGCGGGAGCGGGGCTGGGGGCGGGTTTCGATTCCGGCGGATGCGAATCCGGCCGACGACGACTTCTACTTCGTCTTCGACAATCCGCCTCCGCGGCGGACCGTGGTGGTGGCCGACGATCCGCAGGCCGTGCATCCGCTGGAGCTGGCGGCGAGTATTGCGCCGGAACGGGGGATGGAGTGCACGGCGGAGGTTGTGGTGGAGGACCAGCTCTCGACAGTGGCGTGGGATCAGATTTCGCTGCTGTTGTGGCAGGCGCCGTTGCCGACGGGGGAGGCGGCCGAGCTGGTCCGGGCGTTTGTGGATCGGGGCGGCCAGGTGATCTTTCTGCCGACGCAGAACCCGGGCGAGGGGGAGTTGTTTGGCATGCGGTGGCAGACCTGGACGACGGGGCGCGAGCCGGTTCCGGTGGAGAACTGGCGGAGCGACGCCGATGTGCTGGCGCGGACACTGAGCGGGGCTGCGTTGCCGGTGGGGCAGCTTGAAATCCGTCAGTACTGCGGTCTGAGCGGAGAGTGTACGCCGCTGGCGACGCTTCAAGGGGGGGCGCCGCTGCTGGCTCGCGCGCCGACGCGTCGGGGGGCGGTTTACTTCTGGGCGACGACGCCGTCGGCCCGGGATTCGTCGCTGGCGACGGAGGGGGTGGTGCTTTACGCGTGCGTGCAGCGTGCGCTGGCTGCGGGCGCGGCGGTGATCGGCAAGGCGCGGCAGATCGACGCCGGGGGGGCGATTGAAGAGGGGACGACCGACTGGATCCGGTTGTCTGAGAATTCTGAGAGTCTGTCGACCGAGGCGGGGTTTCAGCGGGGGGCGTACAGCTCCCGCGATCGGCTGCTGGCGGTGAACCGACCGTCGGCGGAGGATGAGGGGCGGGTGCTGGCGGATGCGAGGGTGGGAACTTTGTTTCGCGGTCTGGAATTTGCGCGCGTGGATGGTCAGGCGGGCGATGCGAATTCGTTGATTCAGGAGATCTGGCGGATCTTTCTGCTGTCGATGCTGCTGGCGTTGCTGGTGGAAGCGGCGTTGTGTCTGCCGCGGATCGGTCGAACGGCGGGAGCTGCGGCATGAATACGGTCCGCTCGCTGACGTTTGTCTGGGCTCCCTGGTCGATCGTGGTGTCGGTCGTCGTGGTGGTGGCGGCGGCGGGGCTGTGCTTTGCGGCGTGGCGGCGGAGCGGGTATCGGCGGGACTATGGGCTGCTGGAGCTGCTGCGGCTGGCGATGGTCTGCCTGGTGGTTGTGCTGTTCAATCAGCCGGAGTGGATTGAGGAATATCGTCCGGAAGAGAAGCCGTCGATTGCGGTGCTGTGGGACGATTCGCCCAGCATGAAGACGCGGGACGTCAACAGCAGCGAAGGGGCGTCGACGACGTTTTTGACGCGTCGGGAGGCGCTTGCGAGGCTGACCGACAGCGCGTTCTGGGGGGATCTGCAGGAACGATTGACGGTGGTGATTCAGCCGTTTTCCGGCGTGGATGCGAAGGATTCGGCGGGTGCGGAGCGGGGGACGAATCTGCACGAGCCGCTGGCGACGGCGACGCAGCGATTCAAGAATCTGCGGGGCATCGTGCTGGCGTCGGACGGGGACTGGAACGCGGGGGAGCCGCCGGTGCTGGCGGCTGCGGCGCTGCGGTTGAAGAACATCCCGGTGTTTGCGGTGCCGGTCGGCAGTTCGTCGCGGCTGCCGGACATCGAGCTGCTGAGCCTCGATTCGCCGACGTTCGGGATTACGGGCAAGTCGGTCCGGATTCCGTTCACGATCGAGAGTACCTTGCCGCGGGAGCACGTGACGACGGTCACGTTGAAGACGTCGGATGGCGAGGAGATCACGAAGGAAGTGCGCGTGGCGGCGATGGGGCGGACGACGGACGCGGTCCTCTGGAAGCCGAAGGTTCCCGGGGATTACACGCTGACGCTGGATGTGCCGCGGCAGGGGGAAGAGCTGCTGACGGACAATAATACGCTGTCCGCGCCGATTGTGATTCGGGAAGAGAAGCTGCGGGTGCTGGTGGTCGAGTCGGCGCCGCGGTGGGAATACCGCTATCTGCGGAATGCGCTGTCGCGCGATCCGGGGGTGGAGGTGTCGTGCCTGCTGTTTCATCCGGGGCTGGCGAAGTCGGGGGGAGGGAGCAAGGACTATATCAAGCAGTTTCCGCAGGGGCTGGACGAACTGTCGAAGTTCGATGTCGTCTTTCTCGGCGACGTCGGGTTGGAGGACGGTCAACTGACGGCGGAGAACTGCCGGCTGCTGAAGGGACTGGTCGAGCATCAGGCGAGCGGGCTGGTGTTCATGCCCGGCTGGCAGGGGCGTCAGCTTTCGCTGCTGGAGACGGAGCTGGACGAGCTGTGTCCCGTGGTGCTCGATCCGGTGCAGCCGGGGGGCTGGGGCTCGCGAACGGCCAGCCATTTTGAGCTGACCGAGCTGGGGCGTCGGAGTCTGCTGACCCGCCTGGCGGACACGCAGGAGGACAACATCGAAGTCTGGGAGGATCTGCCGGGGTTTCAGTGGTATGCGCCGGTGGTCCGGGCCAAGGCGGGTTGCGACGTGCTGTGCGTCCATAAGGATGTCTCCAACGAATTCGGTCGGCTGCCGCTGCTGGCGACCCGGACGTACGGGGCGGGGAAGGTGCTGTTCATGGGGACGGACGGGGCCTGGCGCTGGAGGAAAGGGGTTGAGGACAAATACCACTATCGTTTCTGGGGACAGGTGGTACGCTGGATGGCCTATCAGCGGAACATGGCCAAAGGTGAGACGATGCGGATGTACTATTCGCCCGAGCAGCCGCAGGTCCGGCAGACGATTGCTCTGAGCGCCAACGTGATGGAACGGAGCGGCGAGCCGTTGCCGCGGGGCGAGGTGGCCGCGCGGATTGTCGCTCCTTCAGGGAAGGCGGAGACGGTTCGGTTTCATTCGTCGGGAGACGAGTGGGGGGCGTTTGCGGCCCGGTTCACCGCCGAAGAGCCCGGTCGTCACGATGTGACGCTGACCTGCAAGGAGACGGGGGCCAGCCTGGAGGCGTCGTTCTTCGTGCAGGGAGGGGCGGTCGAGCGGATGGGGCGGGCGGCGCGGCCGGAAGTTCTGGAAGAAATCGCGCGCGTCAGCCGGGGCGAGATGATTGGTCTGGACCGGCTGGAGCATGTGGTGCAGTCTCTGGCGGCGTTGCCGGAGCCGGCCCCTGCGGTCCGGCGGGTGCAGCTCTGGTGTCATCCGGTGGCGGCGTCGGTCCTGATTGGCATGCTGTGCGTTTTCTGGATCGGCCGGAAGATGGTCGGGTTGATCTGAACGCGGGTTGGAAGCGTCGCGGGAAATGCGGTCATTCGTGTTCGAGGAGCGAGCGAAAATGAGCGTCTCACGATCGAGTGCCGGGCTGGTGCTGCCGGAGTCCCTGCAGACTCAACTGCACGAGTTCCGCCGTCGCGTCTGGACGATCAAGTCCATCGAAGCGCTCTGCGGGGCGTTGTTTGGCGTGGTGCTGTCGTATCTGGTGGTGTTCGGGCTCGACCGGGTGCTCGACACGCCGGGGAGCGTGCGGACCGTGATCTTTGCGGCGGCGGCGATCGTCTGCGCGTGCGTGCCGGTGTTCCTGCATCGCTGGATCTGGCGGCAGCGGCGTCTGGAGCAGCTTGCCCGGTTGCTGAGCCGGCGGCATCCGAGCCTGGGGGACCAGATGCTCGGCATCATCGAGCTGGTCCGCAGCGAATCGGAGCAGGCTCGTTCGCGCGCGTTGTGCGAAGCGGCGATCGAGCAGGTGGCTCACGAGGCGGGTCGACGGGACTTTCGCGACGCGGTGCCCCATCCGCGACACCGGCTGTGGGCCGGGATGGCGGCGGTTCCGGTGGCGGTGGCGCTGACGCTGTTTGCCCTCTTTCCGACGGCCGCGGCGAACGCCTGGTCGCGGTTTCTGGCTCCGTGGCAGGCGATTCCCCGGTATACGTTTACGGCCATCGAGTCGCTGCCCGAGAGGGTGGTAGTTCCGCACGGCGAGCCCGTGTCGGTATCAGTCAAGCTGCTGGAAGGAACACGCTGGCGGCCGACGGTCGGGACGGCCCAGCTCGGGATGCAGTCGCCGGTCACCGCCGAGCTGCGAGATGGTCGCTATGAATTCGCACTGCCGGGACAGATCGATGCGGGATGGTTCCAGTTGCAGATTGGCGACGCCCGGCAGCGCGTGCGGATCGAACCGATGTTGCGTCCCGCGCTTTCGGCGATTGTGGCCGATGTGCGGCTGCCCGATTACCTGCAGCGACTGGAACCGGTCCGAAAGGACGCCCGCGGCGGGAGCCTGACGCTGGTTAACGGCAGCGTGGCGACGTTCAGCGTGACGGCCAATCGCAAGTTGTCGTCGGCGTCGATCGACGGGCAGGCTGCTGCGACGACGGGCGAGACTGTGACCAGTTCGCCGGTCCTGGTGGATGC harbors:
- a CDS encoding BatA domain-containing protein; its protein translation is MSFLQPWLLLGLPLVALPLIIHLINQRRFQTIHWAAMMFLLAAHRMARGYSRLRQWLIMLFRMLAIAGLLFAASRPLASGWLGLAAGGKADTTIILLDRSPSMQERSAGTGDSKLETGRKQLVQTLETLGSGRWVLIESTTREPRELEAPAALLDLPEAGPASAPADLPLMLQSAYDYIAANRAGRTEVWICSDLRDNDWTPESGRWSTLRDAFLEFPQGVRFHLLAYPQTAPTNVSIRVTDVRREITLEGADLLVSLRLARQGGAGDEKTTVPVQFEIEGARSVASFELTGSLIEFKDHRIPLDRTRERGWGRVSIPADANPADDDFYFVFDNPPPRRTVVVADDPQAVHPLELAASIAPERGMECTAEVVVEDQLSTVAWDQISLLLWQAPLPTGEAAELVRAFVDRGGQVIFLPTQNPGEGELFGMRWQTWTTGREPVPVENWRSDADVLARTLSGAALPVGQLEIRQYCGLSGECTPLATLQGGAPLLARAPTRRGAVYFWATTPSARDSSLATEGVVLYACVQRALAAGAAVIGKARQIDAGGAIEEGTTDWIRLSENSESLSTEAGFQRGAYSSRDRLLAVNRPSAEDEGRVLADARVGTLFRGLEFARVDGQAGDANSLIQEIWRIFLLSMLLALLVEAALCLPRIGRTAGAAA